One Catenulispora sp. MAP5-51 DNA segment encodes these proteins:
- a CDS encoding SDR family NAD(P)-dependent oxidoreductase: MAEEAKLLDYLKRATAELHETRTRLREVEEADREPVAIVAMSCRYPGDVRSPEDLWRLVADGADAIGPFPADRGWDTGALFDADPDQPGTSYVNEGGFFHGAPEFDAALFGISPREALTMDPQQRLVLELAWEAFERAGLAPSGLSGERVGVFLGSGSQDYYEDLAPGAVAAVIDDYLSTGNVASVISGRVAYSFGLEGPALTVDTACSSSLVALHLAVQALRRRECTMALAGGVMVMSAPGPFVAFSKQRGLAPDGRCKAFAEGADGTGWSEGAGTLLLERLSDARRNGHQVLAVIRGSAVNSDGASNGLTAPNGPSQQRVIRQALADAGLSAADVDAVEGHGTGTVLGDPIEVQALLATYGKERVAGRPLWLGSIKSNIGHAQAAAGVGGVIKMVEAMRHGVLPQTLHAAKPSERVDWSAGNVRLLTVQREWPETGAPRRAGVSSFGVSGTNAHLILELPEPLPAGAVADDAEGDVAELVKQAGLAQTGWPAEAPVPWPLGGHGEQALRAQAQRLLTHLDADPDTDADTLDVGYSLATGRAPLDRRAVVLADREHGGRAGLAALAAASGGPADPAVVQGVADTGLTAFLFSGQGAQHAGMGKELYEAYPVFAQAFDEVCDAFDLDQPLRDVVFGKPRLLNQTRYTQPALFAIEVALFRLVSSWGLTPDLLLGHSIGEIAAAHVAGVLSLADACTLVAARGRLMQELPAGGAMVAVQATEEEVRALLIDGVDIAAVNGPRSVVLSGDEDAALKIAAHFGEQGRKTTRLQVSHAFHSSRMDPMLATFAEVAAGLTYHAPAIALVSGLTGQIATAEELADPDYWVRHVRQTVRFHDGVQRLAAEGVSRYAEIGPDSVLIAPAQEALAGAAESTTFVPLLRKRRGEPTTLMTALARLYVSGAALDWTALFADSGARRVDLPTYAFQRRRYWLDARGRADGSATVAAAGLAAAGYGGGEHPLLGAAVTLADTDGAVMTGRLAAEVQPWLADHVLGGTVTVPGTAFVELVVRAGDFVGCGRIEELTLSSPLVLPADTGVQVQVAVQSPDGAGRRALTVYSRPEEDGPGAEWTLHATGTLAPALDAPRTRTATWPPSAARPVTLDGLYEAFAESGIDYGPAFRTLSAVWRQDEEIFAEVRLPESEAQRAGAFGLHPAALDAATHALRAVGIANDAHNNTAGEDEGRMPFSWSGVQLYATGASVLRVRFTPSGADAFTVEVTDPAGDLVATVDSVAFRPIVLPSATAVAPLYRLNWRPLPAVATQPDATARYELFHSTPGTDAESVRAATAHALRTIQEALAEDSADSPVVVVVTRGAMSADGEDVADLAGAAVWGLVRSAQAEHPSRFVLLDVDQDADSDADLDAVLPALLAAGEPQAVLRGGVVRVARLARLSKPGEQAAPAFDPEGTVLITGASGALGHVLARHLAYERDVRHLMLLSRSGAGAVADLAAELSEAGVTVQGLACDVADRDELAAALAAVPSAHPLTAIVHTAGVLDDGVVTALTPERVATVLRPKVDGALNLHALSQDADLAAFVLYSSVSGVLGAPGQANYAAANSFLDSFAAHLRNQGRRATSLAWGQWEQADGMAGTARTIGTSALSPLSVDQGLALFDAALAADVAAPAPIKPDFAVLRRRGTALPFPLYDLAGRERLRTAAGEGVGSQDSVSAFRRTLEALPEADRPAAALELIRSHAAAVLGYGSAAEIEPGVQFQQLGFDSLTAVELRNNLNAATGLRLPATLVFDYPTPAALAEHLLSAASGAIATVAVRQHHDDEPIAIVGMACRLPGGVGSPADLWRLVADGVDGIGAFPADRGWDLGALHDPSGRRPGTTSVNEGGFLYDAGDFDPVFFGVSPKEAALIDPQQRLLLEASWEALERAGIDPASLKGSATGVYAGVQFHDYVGSNSTGSIVTGRVAYSLGLEGPAVSVDTACSSSLVALHWAAQALRGGECSLALAGGVTVMATPETFVEFSRQGGLAADGRCKAFSADADGTAWAEGVGMIVLERLADARRLGHPVLALVRGSAVNQDGMSNGLTAPNGPSQQRVIRQALANAGLSAADVDAVEAHGTGTRLGDPIEAQALLATYGAELPAERPLRVGSVKSNIGHAQAAAGAAAVIKMVLALRNEELPRTLHVSEPSPEVDWSSGKVSLLTEPVAWPRNGRVRRAGISSFGISGTNAHVIIEEPPVVAEPVAAEPSEPQAAPKDPAVMAWPISARTLSALRGQAEQMLSYLDDNYDQDLASIGYSLACTRTAFEHRVVMVGTKRADFLRGLMALADGEQTPGLTAGSASAAGKSAVLFSGQGSQRIGMGSGLYQAFPVFAAALDEVCDALDAYLDRPVREVITGDQKVLNQTGYAQSALFALEVALYRLLESFGIRPDYVAGHSVGELAAAHVAGVWTLADAAKLVAARGRLMQALPVGGAMMAIAAPEAEVRAALTPEVDVAAVNGPTSTVVSGPEDAVLAVGANFTRSKLLAVSHAFHSALMEPMLEEFRRVAQSISFAAPRIPVVSNLTGAVAEAEELMDPEYWVRHVRQAVRFADGVSTLQAQGVTRFVELGPDATLTALVGETLGDERVGEAVLTPLLRKDQDEAKALWSGLAALHVHGLSPDWAAVYTAAGPRPQVVELPTYPFQRKRYWHQSFGAPGGEQGGAEHPLIGAGTELAGEGGLLFTGRLSLGTHPWLADHVAAGAVIFPGAGFVEVAFHAGAQVGCDRVDELVLEAPLVMPERDGVRIQFAVGAPGVGGNRPFTVHSKVEDGSGEQPWIRHATGVLARAGAAASFDLAAWPPAGAEPVALDGRYEQLAEAGLAYGPAFRGLRAAWKRGSEVFAEVAFDQAGPADPDRFGLHPAVFDAALHAIGLTEVASGEPMLPFSWEQVELHAVGASSLRVHVRPVGTGTAALELADGAGRPVASIGSLVLRPAAVLATPVVVSSGAESMYRLGWEQISASGHSDTDTWVLIGADPWGLAGALNIDAVADLDAAVRAETLVVCAGTGTDIASQDLDGAAVQADLHRMLGFLQGWLADARFTSSRLLVVTRGAQDCDDRAARDLVGAAVAGLVRSAQAEHPGRISLVDIDAVPTAAGKLAAAAASEEPQTAVRTGVLLAPRVEAVDAAEQPAAAAPAWDPEGTVLVTGGTGALGGAVARQLAGRHGVRHLLLLGRRGADAPGAAELGKQLADLGATAMFVACDVADRAALAEALAQIPADRPLRGVVHAAGVVDDATVASLTPERVDAVLRPKVLAALNLHALTQDAELTSFVLFSSASGVLGAPGQGAYAAANAFLDALAADRHAASLAGTSLAWGMWEAIDGAGMAAGLNEADLRRIAASGVGALTAEQGLALFDRAGELTDALLLPVRLDRAALDHAGDELPMLLRGLVRTAAKRVAGDAEPESGSLRERLAALPSHQREPALLDLVRTQAATILGYADATELPADRAFSELGFDSLSAMGLRNKLVLVTGLKLPASLVFDYPDSRTLAGYLATELIPQEADGEEALTDQKVSEILGTIPLSRLRDAGLLDSLLELAGVRAPRESQEAAADAGSSIDEMDSDALIAMAVAAAAEQD; the protein is encoded by the coding sequence ATGGCTGAGGAAGCAAAGCTGCTCGACTACCTCAAGCGCGCCACGGCTGAGTTGCACGAGACGCGCACCCGGCTGCGCGAGGTCGAGGAGGCGGACCGGGAGCCGGTCGCGATCGTCGCGATGAGCTGCCGGTATCCCGGGGACGTGCGCTCCCCGGAGGACCTGTGGCGTCTGGTGGCCGACGGGGCCGACGCGATCGGCCCGTTCCCAGCCGACCGGGGCTGGGACACCGGCGCGCTGTTCGACGCCGACCCCGACCAGCCCGGCACCAGCTACGTCAACGAGGGCGGCTTCTTCCACGGCGCCCCGGAGTTCGACGCCGCCCTGTTCGGGATCTCCCCGCGCGAGGCGCTGACCATGGACCCGCAGCAGCGGCTCGTCCTCGAACTGGCCTGGGAGGCCTTCGAGCGCGCGGGGCTCGCCCCGAGCGGGCTGAGCGGGGAGCGCGTCGGTGTGTTCCTCGGCAGCGGGAGCCAGGACTACTACGAGGACCTGGCCCCCGGTGCCGTGGCCGCCGTGATCGACGACTATTTGAGCACCGGCAACGTCGCCTCGGTGATCTCCGGCCGGGTCGCCTATTCCTTCGGCCTGGAGGGCCCGGCGCTCACCGTCGACACCGCGTGCTCCTCCTCGCTGGTCGCGCTGCACCTGGCGGTGCAGGCGCTGCGCCGCCGGGAGTGCACGATGGCCCTGGCCGGCGGCGTCATGGTGATGTCGGCGCCGGGCCCGTTCGTGGCGTTCAGCAAGCAGCGCGGGCTCGCTCCGGACGGCCGCTGCAAGGCCTTCGCCGAGGGCGCCGACGGTACCGGCTGGTCCGAGGGCGCCGGCACCCTGCTGCTGGAGCGCCTGTCCGACGCGCGCCGCAACGGCCACCAGGTGCTGGCCGTGATCCGCGGCAGCGCGGTCAACTCCGACGGCGCCTCCAACGGCCTGACCGCGCCCAACGGCCCGTCCCAGCAGCGGGTGATCCGCCAGGCGCTGGCCGACGCGGGCCTTTCCGCCGCCGACGTCGACGCGGTCGAGGGCCACGGCACCGGTACCGTCCTCGGCGACCCGATCGAGGTCCAGGCGCTGCTGGCGACCTACGGCAAGGAGCGCGTGGCGGGCCGTCCGCTGTGGCTGGGCTCGATCAAGTCCAACATCGGCCACGCGCAGGCCGCCGCCGGGGTCGGCGGCGTGATCAAGATGGTCGAGGCGATGCGCCACGGCGTGCTGCCGCAGACGCTGCACGCCGCCAAGCCCTCCGAGCGCGTCGACTGGTCCGCCGGGAATGTCAGGCTGCTGACGGTCCAGCGCGAATGGCCCGAGACCGGCGCCCCGCGCCGCGCCGGCGTCTCCTCCTTCGGCGTCAGCGGTACCAACGCGCACCTGATCCTGGAGCTGCCCGAGCCGCTGCCGGCCGGCGCTGTGGCCGATGACGCCGAGGGCGACGTCGCCGAGCTGGTCAAGCAGGCCGGACTGGCACAGACCGGGTGGCCGGCCGAGGCGCCGGTGCCGTGGCCGCTGGGCGGACACGGCGAGCAGGCGCTGCGGGCCCAGGCCCAGCGGCTGCTGACCCACCTGGACGCCGATCCCGACACCGATGCCGACACTCTGGACGTCGGCTACTCCCTGGCGACCGGCCGCGCGCCGCTGGACCGCCGCGCCGTGGTCCTCGCCGACCGCGAGCACGGCGGCCGCGCCGGTCTGGCCGCGCTGGCCGCGGCTTCCGGCGGCCCGGCCGACCCCGCGGTGGTACAGGGCGTCGCCGACACCGGGCTGACGGCCTTCCTGTTCTCCGGCCAGGGCGCCCAGCATGCCGGCATGGGCAAGGAGCTCTACGAGGCCTACCCGGTCTTCGCCCAGGCCTTCGACGAGGTCTGCGACGCCTTCGATCTCGACCAGCCGCTGCGCGACGTGGTCTTCGGCAAGCCCCGGCTGCTGAACCAGACCCGCTACACCCAGCCCGCGCTGTTCGCGATCGAGGTCGCGCTCTTCCGCCTGGTCTCCTCCTGGGGTCTGACCCCGGACCTGCTGCTGGGCCACTCGATCGGCGAGATCGCGGCCGCGCACGTGGCCGGCGTGCTGTCGCTGGCCGACGCCTGCACCCTAGTGGCCGCGCGCGGCCGGCTGATGCAGGAGCTGCCCGCCGGCGGCGCGATGGTCGCCGTCCAGGCCACCGAGGAGGAAGTCAGGGCTCTGTTGATCGATGGTGTTGACATCGCCGCCGTCAACGGCCCCCGCTCGGTGGTGCTCTCCGGCGACGAGGACGCGGCCCTGAAGATCGCCGCGCACTTCGGCGAGCAGGGCCGCAAGACCACCCGGCTCCAGGTCTCGCACGCGTTCCACTCCTCGCGCATGGACCCGATGCTGGCCACGTTCGCCGAGGTCGCCGCCGGGCTCACCTACCACGCGCCGGCCATCGCCCTGGTCTCCGGACTCACCGGGCAGATCGCCACCGCCGAGGAACTGGCCGACCCGGACTACTGGGTGCGGCACGTGCGCCAGACGGTGCGCTTCCACGACGGCGTCCAGCGGCTCGCCGCCGAGGGCGTGAGCCGGTACGCCGAGATCGGTCCCGACAGTGTCCTGATAGCGCCGGCCCAGGAAGCGCTGGCCGGCGCTGCGGAATCCACCACGTTCGTCCCGCTGCTGCGCAAGCGGCGCGGCGAGCCGACCACGCTGATGACCGCGCTGGCCCGGCTCTACGTCAGCGGCGCGGCCCTGGACTGGACGGCGCTGTTCGCCGACAGCGGCGCGCGCCGCGTCGACCTGCCGACCTACGCCTTCCAGCGCCGCCGCTACTGGCTCGACGCCCGAGGCCGTGCCGACGGCTCGGCCACGGTCGCCGCGGCCGGGCTCGCTGCTGCCGGCTATGGAGGAGGCGAGCACCCGCTGCTGGGTGCCGCCGTCACGCTGGCCGACACCGACGGCGCCGTGATGACCGGCCGCCTGGCCGCCGAGGTCCAGCCCTGGCTCGCCGACCACGTGCTCGGCGGCACGGTGACCGTGCCCGGCACCGCGTTCGTGGAGCTGGTCGTGCGGGCCGGCGACTTCGTGGGCTGCGGCCGGATCGAGGAGCTGACGCTGAGCAGCCCGCTGGTGCTGCCCGCCGACACCGGGGTTCAGGTCCAGGTCGCGGTTCAGTCCCCGGACGGCGCCGGGCGCCGCGCCCTGACCGTGTATTCCAGGCCTGAGGAAGACGGCCCCGGCGCCGAGTGGACCCTGCACGCCACCGGAACCCTCGCCCCGGCGCTGGACGCCCCGCGCACCCGGACCGCGACCTGGCCGCCGAGCGCGGCGCGGCCGGTGACGCTGGACGGGCTCTACGAGGCCTTCGCCGAATCAGGGATCGACTACGGACCCGCCTTCCGCACGCTCAGCGCGGTCTGGCGGCAGGACGAGGAGATCTTCGCCGAGGTGCGGCTGCCCGAGAGCGAGGCGCAGCGCGCCGGCGCCTTCGGGCTGCACCCGGCGGCGCTGGACGCCGCGACCCATGCGCTGCGCGCCGTCGGCATCGCGAACGACGCTCACAACAACACGGCGGGCGAGGACGAGGGGCGCATGCCGTTCTCCTGGTCCGGCGTGCAGCTGTACGCGACCGGCGCCTCGGTGCTGCGCGTGCGCTTCACCCCCTCCGGCGCCGACGCGTTCACCGTCGAGGTGACCGACCCGGCCGGCGATCTGGTGGCCACGGTGGACTCGGTCGCGTTCCGGCCGATCGTGCTGCCGAGCGCCACGGCTGTCGCGCCGCTGTACCGGCTCAACTGGCGACCGCTGCCGGCCGTCGCGACGCAGCCGGACGCGACCGCGCGCTACGAGCTCTTCCACAGCACGCCCGGCACCGACGCCGAGAGCGTGCGGGCCGCCACCGCGCACGCGTTGCGCACCATTCAGGAGGCGCTGGCCGAGGACTCCGCCGACAGCCCGGTCGTCGTGGTCGTCACGCGCGGCGCGATGTCCGCCGACGGCGAGGACGTCGCCGACCTGGCCGGCGCCGCGGTGTGGGGCCTGGTCCGCTCGGCGCAGGCCGAGCACCCGAGCCGGTTCGTGCTGCTCGATGTGGATCAGGACGCTGACTCCGACGCGGACCTGGACGCCGTGCTGCCCGCGCTGCTGGCCGCCGGCGAGCCCCAGGCGGTGCTGCGCGGCGGCGTCGTCCGGGTGGCCCGGCTCGCGCGGCTGTCCAAGCCGGGGGAGCAGGCGGCCCCGGCGTTCGACCCCGAGGGCACGGTCCTGATCACCGGCGCCTCCGGTGCGCTCGGCCACGTTCTGGCCCGCCACCTGGCCTACGAGCGCGATGTCAGGCATCTGATGCTGCTCAGCCGCAGCGGTGCCGGCGCGGTGGCCGACCTGGCCGCCGAGCTTTCCGAGGCCGGGGTTACCGTTCAGGGGCTCGCTTGTGACGTGGCGGACCGCGACGAGCTGGCTGCGGCGCTTGCCGCCGTGCCGTCCGCGCACCCGCTCACCGCCATCGTGCACACCGCCGGTGTCCTCGACGACGGCGTGGTCACGGCCCTGACCCCCGAGCGGGTCGCGACCGTGCTGCGCCCGAAGGTGGACGGCGCGCTCAACCTGCACGCGCTGAGTCAGGACGCTGACCTGGCCGCGTTCGTGCTGTACTCGTCGGTCTCCGGCGTGCTCGGCGCGCCCGGACAGGCGAACTACGCCGCCGCCAACAGCTTCCTGGACTCCTTCGCCGCGCACCTGCGGAACCAGGGGCGCCGGGCGACCTCGCTGGCCTGGGGCCAGTGGGAGCAGGCCGACGGCATGGCCGGTACGGCCCGGACCATCGGCACCTCGGCCCTGAGCCCGCTGTCCGTCGATCAGGGTCTGGCCCTGTTCGACGCGGCGCTCGCCGCCGACGTGGCCGCGCCGGCCCCGATCAAGCCCGACTTCGCCGTCCTGCGCCGCCGTGGCACCGCGCTGCCGTTCCCGCTGTACGACCTGGCGGGCCGCGAACGGCTGCGTACTGCGGCCGGTGAAGGCGTGGGGAGTCAGGACTCTGTCAGCGCCTTCCGGCGGACCCTGGAGGCGCTGCCCGAGGCCGACCGTCCGGCGGCGGCCCTGGAGCTCATCCGGAGCCACGCCGCCGCCGTCCTTGGCTACGGCTCGGCCGCCGAGATCGAGCCCGGGGTGCAGTTCCAGCAACTCGGCTTCGACTCGCTGACCGCCGTCGAGCTGCGCAACAACCTGAACGCGGCCACCGGGCTGCGGCTGCCGGCCACGTTGGTCTTCGACTACCCGACGCCCGCCGCGCTGGCCGAGCACCTGTTGAGCGCGGCCTCCGGCGCCATCGCGACGGTCGCCGTACGGCAGCACCACGACGACGAGCCGATCGCGATCGTCGGCATGGCCTGCCGGCTGCCCGGCGGCGTCGGCTCCCCGGCCGACCTGTGGCGCCTGGTCGCCGACGGGGTGGACGGTATCGGCGCTTTCCCGGCCGACCGCGGCTGGGATCTGGGCGCGCTGCACGATCCGTCGGGCCGCCGTCCCGGGACCACGTCGGTGAACGAGGGCGGGTTCCTGTACGACGCGGGCGACTTCGACCCGGTCTTCTTCGGCGTCTCGCCCAAGGAGGCGGCGCTGATCGACCCGCAGCAGCGGCTGCTGCTGGAGGCGTCGTGGGAGGCGCTGGAGCGCGCGGGCATCGACCCGGCCTCGCTCAAGGGCAGCGCGACCGGCGTCTACGCCGGCGTGCAGTTCCACGACTACGTCGGCAGCAACAGCACCGGCTCGATCGTCACCGGCCGCGTCGCCTACAGCCTGGGCCTGGAGGGGCCGGCGGTCAGCGTCGACACGGCCTGCTCCTCCTCGCTGGTCGCGCTGCACTGGGCCGCGCAGGCGCTGCGCGGCGGCGAGTGCTCGCTGGCGCTGGCCGGCGGTGTCACGGTGATGGCGACCCCGGAGACGTTCGTCGAGTTCAGCCGGCAGGGCGGCCTGGCCGCCGACGGCCGGTGCAAGGCGTTCTCGGCGGACGCCGACGGCACGGCCTGGGCCGAGGGTGTGGGCATGATCGTGCTCGAACGCCTCGCCGACGCCCGCCGCCTCGGCCACCCGGTGCTGGCGCTGGTCCGCGGCTCGGCGGTGAACCAGGACGGCATGTCCAACGGCCTGACCGCGCCGAACGGCCCCTCGCAGCAGCGGGTGATCCGCCAGGCGCTGGCCAACGCGGGGCTTTCCGCCGCCGACGTGGACGCCGTCGAGGCGCACGGCACCGGCACCCGGCTCGGCGACCCGATCGAGGCCCAGGCGCTGCTGGCGACCTACGGCGCCGAGCTGCCGGCCGAACGGCCGCTGCGGGTCGGGTCGGTGAAGTCGAACATCGGCCACGCGCAGGCCGCCGCCGGCGCCGCCGCGGTCATCAAGATGGTCCTCGCGCTGCGGAACGAGGAGTTGCCCCGCACGCTGCACGTCTCGGAGCCCTCGCCCGAGGTCGACTGGTCCTCGGGGAAAGTCAGCCTGCTGACAGAGCCGGTCGCGTGGCCGCGCAACGGCCGCGTGCGCCGCGCCGGCATCTCCTCCTTCGGGATCAGCGGCACCAACGCGCACGTGATCATCGAGGAACCGCCGGTCGTCGCCGAGCCCGTGGCCGCCGAGCCGTCGGAACCCCAGGCAGCCCCGAAGGATCCGGCCGTCATGGCCTGGCCGATCTCGGCCCGCACCCTGTCCGCGCTGCGCGGCCAGGCCGAACAGATGCTGTCCTACCTGGACGACAACTACGACCAGGACCTCGCCTCGATCGGCTACTCGCTGGCCTGCACCCGCACCGCCTTCGAGCACCGGGTGGTGATGGTCGGGACGAAGCGCGCGGACTTCCTGCGCGGCCTGATGGCGCTGGCCGACGGCGAGCAGACCCCGGGCCTGACCGCCGGCTCGGCGTCGGCGGCGGGCAAGAGCGCGGTGCTGTTCTCCGGGCAGGGCTCCCAGCGGATCGGCATGGGATCAGGGCTCTACCAAGCCTTCCCGGTCTTCGCCGCGGCCCTCGACGAGGTCTGCGACGCGCTGGACGCTTACCTGGACCGTCCGGTGCGCGAGGTCATCACCGGAGACCAGAAGGTCCTGAACCAGACCGGCTATGCGCAGAGCGCGCTGTTCGCCCTGGAAGTCGCGCTGTACCGGCTCCTGGAGTCCTTCGGCATCCGCCCGGACTACGTCGCCGGGCATTCCGTCGGCGAGCTCGCGGCGGCGCACGTGGCCGGGGTGTGGACGCTGGCCGACGCCGCGAAGCTGGTGGCCGCGCGCGGCCGGCTGATGCAGGCGCTGCCGGTCGGCGGGGCGATGATGGCGATCGCCGCGCCCGAGGCCGAGGTGCGTGCGGCTCTGACGCCGGAGGTGGACGTCGCGGCGGTCAACGGGCCGACCTCGACCGTCGTCTCCGGTCCGGAGGACGCGGTGCTGGCCGTGGGCGCCAACTTCACGCGCTCCAAGCTGCTGGCCGTCTCGCACGCGTTCCACTCGGCCCTGATGGAGCCGATGCTGGAGGAGTTCCGCCGGGTCGCGCAGAGCATCTCCTTCGCCGCGCCGCGGATCCCGGTCGTGTCGAACCTGACCGGAGCGGTGGCCGAGGCTGAGGAACTGATGGATCCGGAGTACTGGGTGCGGCACGTCCGGCAGGCCGTGCGCTTCGCCGACGGTGTCAGCACCCTGCAGGCGCAGGGCGTGACCCGGTTCGTCGAGCTCGGCCCGGACGCCACGCTGACCGCGTTGGTCGGCGAGACCCTCGGCGACGAGCGGGTCGGCGAGGCTGTTCTCACGCCGCTGCTGCGCAAGGACCAGGACGAGGCCAAGGCGCTGTGGTCGGGTCTGGCGGCGCTGCACGTCCACGGCCTGTCTCCGGACTGGGCCGCGGTCTACACCGCCGCCGGCCCTCGGCCGCAGGTGGTCGAGCTGCCGACGTATCCCTTCCAGCGCAAGCGTTATTGGCACCAGAGCTTCGGCGCCCCGGGCGGCGAGCAGGGCGGTGCGGAGCACCCGCTGATCGGTGCGGGTACCGAGCTGGCCGGTGAGGGCGGGCTGCTGTTCACCGGACGGCTCTCACTCGGGACGCATCCGTGGCTGGCCGACCATGTCGCGGCCGGGGCGGTGATCTTCCCGGGCGCCGGGTTCGTCGAGGTGGCGTTCCACGCCGGTGCGCAGGTCGGGTGCGACCGCGTCGACGAACTCGTCCTGGAGGCGCCGCTGGTGATGCCCGAGCGCGACGGCGTGCGGATCCAGTTCGCCGTCGGGGCGCCGGGTGTCGGCGGGAACCGGCCGTTCACGGTGCATTCCAAGGTCGAGGACGGGTCGGGCGAGCAGCCCTGGATCCGGCACGCGACCGGGGTGCTGGCCCGGGCCGGTGCCGCTGCTTCCTTCGACCTGGCGGCCTGGCCGCCGGCCGGGGCCGAGCCGGTGGCGCTGGACGGTCGGTACGAGCAGCTGGCCGAGGCCGGCCTGGCCTACGGTCCGGCGTTCCGGGGGCTGCGCGCCGCTTGGAAGCGCGGCTCGGAGGTCTTCGCCGAGGTCGCGTTCGACCAGGCGGGGCCTGCCGATCCGGACCGGTTCGGTCTGCACCCGGCGGTGTTCGACGCGGCGCTGCACGCGATCGGTCTGACCGAGGTGGCCAGTGGAGAGCCGATGCTTCCGTTCTCCTGGGAGCAAGTGGAGCTGCATGCGGTCGGGGCGTCGAGCCTGCGGGTGCATGTGCGGCCGGTCGGTACCGGCACCGCTGCCCTGGAGCTGGCCGACGGCGCCGGACGGCCGGTCGCCTCGATCGGTTCGCTGGTGCTGCGTCCGGCGGCGGTTCTGGCCACGCCGGTCGTGGTGAGCAGCGGCGCTGAGTCGATGTACCGCCTCGGATGGGAGCAGATCAGTGCCTCCGGGCACAGCGACACCGACACGTGGGTCCTGATCGGGGCCGACCCGTGGGGTCTGGCCGGCGCGTTGAACATCGACGCGGTGGCGGATCTGGACGCGGCGGTGCGTGCCGAGACACTGGTCGTCTGCGCGGGTACGGGTACTGATATCGCTTCGCAGGATCTTGACGGCGCTGCGGTTCAGGCCGATCTGCACCGCATGCTCGGCTTCCTGCAGGGGTGGCTGGCCGATGCGCGGTTCACCTCCTCGCGCCTGCTGGTCGTCACGCGCGGCGCGCAGGACTGCGACGACCGGGCGGCCCGCGACCTCGTCGGCGCGGCGGTGGCCGGTCTGGTGCGTTCGGCGCAGGCCGAGCATCCGGGCCGGATCAGCCTGGTCGACATCGACGCGGTGCCGACGGCGGCCGGGAAGCTGGCGGCGGCCGCGGCGAGCGAGGAGCCGCAGACGGCGGTGCGGACCGGCGTTCTGCTGGCTCCGCGGGTCGAGGCGGTTGACGCTGCCGAGCAGCCCGCGGCCGCCGCGCCGGCGTGGGATCCCGAGGGCACGGTTCTGGTCACCGGCGGTACCGGAGCGCTGGGCGGCGCGGTCGCCCGGCAGCTCGCGGGCCGGCACGGTGTGCGGCATCTGCTTCTGCTGGGCCGGCGCGGTGCCGACGCACCGGGTGCGGCCGAGCTGGGCAAGCAGCTCGCGGACCTCGGCGCCACCGCGATGTTCGTGGCCTGCGACGTCGCCGATCGGGCGGCGCTGGCCGAGGCGCTCGCGCAGATCCCGGCCGACCGGCCGCTGCGCGGCGTGGTACACGCGGCGGGTGTCGTGGACGACGCGACGGTCGCCTCGCTCACCCCGGAGCGGGTGGACGCGGTGCTGCGTCCGAAGGTGCTGGCGGCGTTGAACCTGCACGCGCTGACCCAGGACGCCGAGCTGACCTCGTTCGTGCTGTTCTCCTCGGCCTCCGGCGTGCTCGGCGCTCCGGGCCAGGGCGCGTACGCCGCGGCCAACGCGTTCCTGGACGCGCTGGCGGCCGACCGGCACGCGGCGTCCCTGGCTGGGACGTCGCTGGCCTGGGGCATGTGGGAGGCGATCGACGGCGCGGGCATGGCCGCCGGGCTCAACGAGGCGGACCTGCGGCGCATCGCGGCATCCGGAGTCGGGGCCCTGACGGCCGAGCAGGGCCTGGCCCTGTTCGACCGGGCCGGCGAGCTGACCGACGCCCTGCTGCTGCCGGTCCGCTTGGACCGCGCGGCCCTGGACCACGCCGGCGACGAGCTGCCGATGCTGCTGCGCGGCCTGGTCCGCACGGCGGCCAAGCGCGTGGCCGGCGATGCGGAGCCGGAGTCGGGCTCGCTGCGGGAGCGCCTCGCGGCGCTGCCGTCGCACCAGCGCGAACCCGCCCTGCTGGACCTGGTGCGGACCCAGGCGGCCACGATCCTGGGGTACGCCGACGCCACAGAGCTGCCGGCCGACCGCGCCTTCAGCGAACTGGGCTTCGACTCCCTGTCGGCGATGGGCCTGCGCAACAAGCTGGTCCTGGTCACCGGCCTGAAGCTGCCCGCCAGCCTGGTCTTCGACTACCCCGACTCCCGCACCCTGGCCGGCTACCTGGCCACGGAGCTGATCCCGCAGGAGGCGGACGGCGAGGAGGCACTCACCGACCAGAAGGTCTCCGAGATCCTCGGCACCATCCCGCTGTCCCGCCTGCGCGATGCCGGCCTGCTGGACAGCCTGCTGGAGCTGGCGGGAGTGCGCGCGCCGCGGGAGAGTCAGGAGGCTGCGGCCGACGCCGGGTCGTCGATCGACGAGATGGACAGCGACGCCCTGATCGCCATGGCGGTCGCGGCGGCGGCCGAGCAGGACTAG